Part of the Planococcus plakortidis genome is shown below.
TTGTCTGACAATTTGATTATAGCGGAAAAACTTCTGGAGTTCCATGATTTCGGATTTTCTTTACTGGAACTTAATATGAATGAAATAGAAAATATCTGCAGAAAATAACCAGCTATTCTTTAAATTATTTGAAAAAGGTGTACAATAGCCATAACAAAAAGGAGTGTGAGGCATGGATTGGCAGCAGGAAGCAGAGCGGCGTAAAGAAGAATTGCTCAGTGAATTGCAGGAATTGATCGCAATTCCGAGCGTTTTAAGCGAAGACGGGAGTCCTGGCGCTCCTTATGGAAAAGAAGTGCGGAAAGCGCTAGATTGGTTTTTAGAGAAAGGCGAGCGTGCAGGATTCGAAGCGAAAAACATCGATAATGTGGCAGGGCATTTGGAAACCGGGGAAGGCGAAGAACTTCTTGGCATACTCGGACATGTCGATGTTGTGCCCGCAGGGGATGGATGGACAAAAGATCCGTTCGGCGGCGAGATCGCTGACGGGAAATTATTCGGACGTGGGGCTATCGACGACAAAGGGCCGACAATCGCTGCATGGATGGCGTTGAAAATGGTTAAAGATGCAGGCTGCGATTTTAAACGCCGCGTCAGGTTGATCATTGGGACCGATGAGGAAAGCGGATTCCGATGCGTGGAGCGATATTTCCAAACAGAGGAAATGCCGGATATCGGATTTGCGCCGGATGCGGATTTCCCGATCATCAATGCGGAAAAAGGCATCGCGGACATCCTCTACACTCTTGGTTCAGCAAAAACGGGCGAGTTGCTGGAATTCACTTCAGGGGCACGGACCAATATGGTGCCGGACCGTGCGGAGGCCACGGTGATACTGGAAAGTGGCGAGATTGATGCAGCATTCCGGGAATTTTGCCAAACGGAAAAGGTGTCGGGCAACTGCACGCCGAATGCTGAGGGGGCTGTGTTGACGCTGCAAGGCAAATCGGCGCACGCCATGGAGCCGGACGCAGGCGTCAATGCCGGCATTCTGCTCGCTAAATTTTTGCAGGATAAAGTTAGCGGAGATGGAGCCGGATTCGTCCGTTTTATCGCCCATTATTTCGGTGGCGATTCCAGGGGACGGAAGCTTGGGCTTGAATATGCGGATGATGAATCCGGCGATACGACATTCAATGCCGGGATTATGCGTTTCAAGGTGGGGGAACTGGCCGATGTTCGCGTCAGCATGCGCTATTCGGTCAGCTGCCCATTCGATGACATGATGGCGGGCCACCAAATAGATGGTGTGAAAGTAACGATAGCATCCAATTCTAAACCCCATCATGTCGATGCAGCGGATCCGTTCATTCAAACCTTGCAAGAAGCTTACGAGAAGCAGACTGGCGAACCGGCAGACTTATTGGCGATCGGCGGCGGCACTTATGCACGAGTACTCGATAAAGGCGTCGCGTTCGGCATGCTGTTCCCTGGCGAGCCGGATGTTGCGCATCAAGCCGATGAATTCGTCGATATCGACAATCTGGTAAAAGCGACAGCTATCTATGCAGAAGCCATCTATCAATTGGCGTGCAAATAATTACAGGAAAGAAGGAATGGCAATGGAATGGATTTTGTCTAACGGTGAGATTGTAAAAGAAAAGGATTTGGAGATTTCAAAAGAAGACCGCGGCTATCAATTCGGTGACGGCATCTACGAAGTGATTCGCGTATACGAGGGCGATTTGTTTACCGCAACGGAACATATCGACCGTTTCTATGCCAGCGCAGAGAAAATCCGCATTACGGTTCCTTACACGAAAGATGTGTTCCACAAGATGCTCCACGATTTGGTCGAGTTGAATCAAATCGACAACGGTCAAGTGTATGTGCAGATTACACGGGGAGCCGCTCCGCGCAACCATCAATTCCCAGAAAATGCCGAACCGGTTGTTGTCGGTTATACGAAATCGGTCGAGCGCCCTGTGGAACTCCTGGAGAACGGCGTGAGAGCAGTCCTGATCGAAGACGTGCGCTGGTTGCGCTGCGACATCAAGAGCTTGAACTTGCTCGGCAATGTGATGGCAAAACAGCAAGCTTACGAAGAAGGCTATTTCGAAGCGATCCTGCATCGCGGCGACACGGTGACAGAAGGCTCGTCATCGAATATGTACGGCATCAAAGACGGTGTTCTTTATACCCATCCAGCGACGAATTTGATCTTGAACGGCATCACAAGACGTGTCATCTTCGAGCTGTGCGAAGAACTGGGCATCGACGTGGTGGAAACAGCGTTCACGAAGCAACAGGCACTTGAAATGGATGAATTCTTCTTATCCTCGACGACTTCCGAAGTCATGCCCGTGGTTGAGATTTCGGGCCAGAAGATTGCGGATGGCACGCCTGGCGAATGGACGCGCAAACTGCAAAAGGCTTTCGAAGCGCGGATTAAATTGGGCGTTATTTCCT
Proteins encoded:
- the dat gene encoding D-amino-acid transaminase, which gives rise to MEWILSNGEIVKEKDLEISKEDRGYQFGDGIYEVIRVYEGDLFTATEHIDRFYASAEKIRITVPYTKDVFHKMLHDLVELNQIDNGQVYVQITRGAAPRNHQFPENAEPVVVGYTKSVERPVELLENGVRAVLIEDVRWLRCDIKSLNLLGNVMAKQQAYEEGYFEAILHRGDTVTEGSSSNMYGIKDGVLYTHPATNLILNGITRRVIFELCEELGIDVVETAFTKQQALEMDEFFLSSTTSEVMPVVEISGQKIADGTPGEWTRKLQKAFEARIKLGVIS
- the pepV gene encoding dipeptidase PepV, with translation MDWQQEAERRKEELLSELQELIAIPSVLSEDGSPGAPYGKEVRKALDWFLEKGERAGFEAKNIDNVAGHLETGEGEELLGILGHVDVVPAGDGWTKDPFGGEIADGKLFGRGAIDDKGPTIAAWMALKMVKDAGCDFKRRVRLIIGTDEESGFRCVERYFQTEEMPDIGFAPDADFPIINAEKGIADILYTLGSAKTGELLEFTSGARTNMVPDRAEATVILESGEIDAAFREFCQTEKVSGNCTPNAEGAVLTLQGKSAHAMEPDAGVNAGILLAKFLQDKVSGDGAGFVRFIAHYFGGDSRGRKLGLEYADDESGDTTFNAGIMRFKVGELADVRVSMRYSVSCPFDDMMAGHQIDGVKVTIASNSKPHHVDAADPFIQTLQEAYEKQTGEPADLLAIGGGTYARVLDKGVAFGMLFPGEPDVAHQADEFVDIDNLVKATAIYAEAIYQLACK